The genome window AGGGTTTTAAATCATCAGATAATTCCAATGCCGTGGATTGTTTTTGCAAAATTACCTTTTCTTGAACAAGCACTGCCAACAAGGTTTACTCTTTATGTTGATATAATTGTTTCTATTATATGTGCTTTGTGGCTTGAAAAAACACACTACAACATAAAATTTAAATTTATAATAGTTTTTTTAGCAATATTATTTCTAATACCAAATCTTAACCTATATAACGGTTCTGAAATAAAGTATCCTGAATTTATATCATCGGGCACATATAAAGATTATATAAAACCAAATGAAAATGTTATTGTCTTTCCAACTTATGCTATTGGCGGTTTTCAAGGGCCACTATGGCAGCAGAAAACAGATTTTTATTTTAATCTATCGCAAGAAATTGCTGGGCCTGTTCCTAAAGAATTAAGAAACGATGTTACTATTTCTTGGGCATTGTATAATCTTTTTTATGGTGAAACGAAACCAACACTGAATCCAAGCTCAACTTTTTCTTTTCTTAATTACCTTGCAAAATGCAATGTGAGTGCCATCTTGCTTCCAGAAAACTTTCATAATCCGATTGTCGAAAAATTGCTTGATTCGTTAGAGAGAAAACCTATCAGTGTCGGTGGGGTTAAGCTGTATCAAATAGATAGAAATTATTTAAATACTCTCATACCTAAGGCTAAAGATACATATCTAAGAGAAGCTATTGATGTATTTACCACTCTTTTCACTTCTTCCCAAAAATTCTTATCTGACGGCGGTGATCCATCTAAACTTTTGCCTCAATATCTCGAAGAACAGGGCTATTTAGCAAAATCCTTTGGGTACAAGACAGGTCCTGCTGTTAATTGGACAGATAATAATGGCTGGATAGGCCAGTGGGGCTGTCCTGATGGAAAGGGCAAATGTTTTGGTGTCGGGTTGCTGGGTGACATTGATATGCTAGAGCCAATTATCGAAAGGTACAACTCTCAATCACTGCAGACATTCTTCCCATATCCAAAACCATATGATCCGAGCGCTGCTGCAGGGTCTGGCCAATTGTTGATGATATTTAGAGCGCCATAATCAAGCCCACACAGGACTCGCTTCGTTCCTCATGCGCAATCGTTCGAGCGATCATCAACCATTATCAACCGACCCTTGCCCCTGGAAAACAACCCTCGGGGGGCATCACTGGTCTGATTTTAATTCTTTGTTTTTTCGACAGAATTGCTATAATCTCTTAAAGTTAACCGCAGCTGTTCAAGGGGGACGAGCTTTGAGCACTTTCACTGATGCCGAACTGCTGGTCTTGCTCAACGATCTGGAATCGGACCGGGTCGAGCGTAAGGAGTCTTTCAAAGGTAAAGCGTCCGAGACGGTGCGCGCTCCCCGGCGGGCGTTTTCTTGATTCTTTCGGGGGTCACCTTGTTGCTCTATGTGTTCGGGCTACTCCAGCGTTACGGCCAGGGAGAAAATTATTTCTTTACCTTCGGCGGCATCGTTGCGGTTTTCTCTTGGCGTGCATTGATGCGCTACGCGCGGGAACGCATCTTCCACACCCATCCAGCCCTGGCGGAAAAAATTTACGGCGGGAAAGGGACGATCTATTTCTCCGGCGCCCTGGTCGGGCTGCTCGTCACCGCCGGTCTGCTTGCGATTAATCTTGCCCCGGTCGCCGAGCAGATGGCGGTCATCGTTTACTACCTCCTGGTGACCGGCACTGTCCTGGAAATTCTGGCGTTGCGACGGGAGGCAAGGGGGCGCGGCAAACAAGCAGCCGAGGAAACCACCGAATGAGCCTGCGTTTTCTTTCGGCGCAGTGGGCGGCCACCGCCTATGTCGGCCTGGTTGGCCTCGGCTTGAATTTTTTGTTGGCGCGGCTGCTTGGACCTGGGCGTTTTGGCGACTACGGCGTTGCGCTTGCAGGGGGCGCCATAGCTTGTATCTTCCTGGATGGTGGCTTCAAGACGCTGTTGATGCGTGAGCGGACACTGGCCACAGGTGCATTGGCTGGGCTGGTTCCAACATTGCATGCAGTGGCAATAGGACACGCCATGGGGACCGCTGTTGTCATGGGCACCCTGGTGTTTGTTTTTATGCCCGGGCATCGCGATCTGGCTGTCGCTGCAGTAGCGTATTTTCTTGGCATAGCGTTAATCCAGTTTGTATCAGGGGCGTTACGGGGCGACGGGCGCTTTGACGCCGATGCCGGGTGGCAGGTGGGCGCGCGAACCGTCAGTGCGG of Dissulfurimicrobium hydrothermale contains these proteins:
- a CDS encoding glycosyltransferase family protein; its protein translation is MKKNYYVLLLYFVLALFFWGLPMKFDFAGRINIGGDVAFYLWSLKWWPCAISHGLNPFLTKAFWAPFGPNLAWTTSCPSLALIMWPITALFGVVFSYNFVTLISLTLATYGIYLINKQLGLRELSSIFGALVFFFSSYVWGQLLGHLNLDIVFVVVFLCYLYVLRFKDLIGRKKYIVLFALLLAFQFGISNEIYATFIVFSFFAFAVLIILYVKEKDYRQKLIVTGLETTASIALSVVLLLPYIYYILHGFVSGSLNNNSLYVSDPLNYIIPTPITWLFGNMFLPISSKFSGNFAEEGAYLGLPLIFIIFSFTYIAFKNLKKQSKMYIFIVLFFLIAIIFSFGPYLRVLNHQIIPMPWIVFAKLPFLEQALPTRFTLYVDIIVSIICALWLEKTHYNIKFKFIIVFLAILFLIPNLNLYNGSEIKYPEFISSGTYKDYIKPNENVIVFPTYAIGGFQGPLWQQKTDFYFNLSQEIAGPVPKELRNDVTISWALYNLFYGETKPTLNPSSTFSFLNYLAKCNVSAILLPENFHNPIVEKLLDSLERKPISVGGVKLYQIDRNYLNTLIPKAKDTYLREAIDVFTTLFTSSQKFLSDGGDPSKLLPQYLEEQGYLAKSFGYKTGPAVNWTDNNGWIGQWGCPDGKGKCFGVGLLGDIDMLEPIIERYNSQSLQTFFPYPKPYDPSAAAGSGQLLMIFRAP